In a genomic window of Plectropomus leopardus isolate mb chromosome 6, YSFRI_Pleo_2.0, whole genome shotgun sequence:
- the elovl7a gene encoding elongation of very long chain fatty acids protein 7a — protein sequence MEFDNIKSSAALIYDEFMQNADRRTGSWPLMSSPLPQTIIIAAYIYFVTSLGPRIMENRKAFDLKGVLVVYNFSVVALSLYMIYEFIMSGWGTGYSFHCDLVDYSDSPQAVRMAAVCWLYYFSKFIEMLDTIFFVLRKKNSQVTFLHVYHHSIMPFTWWFGVRFSAGGMGTFHALLNCAVHVIMYSYYGLTALGPKYQKYLWWKKYLTTIQLIQFVMVTSHISQYFFTDCTYQFPIFIYIIGLYGLIFLVLFLNFWYHAYTKGKRLPKVLQNQSWEHHSNGVMNGNASHEKDE from the exons ATGGAGTTTGATAATATAAAGTCATCAGCTGCACTTATTTATGATGAATTCATGCAAAATGCAG ACCGGCGGACAGGGAGCTGGCCCCTGATGTCGTCTCCTCTTCCCCAAACGATCATCATCGCAGCCTACATCTACTTCGTCACATCGCTTGGCCCTCGGATAATGGAGAACCGCAAAGCCTTTGACCTCAAAGGAGTTCTCGTAGTCTACAACTTCAGCGTGGTGGCTCTCTCGCTCTACATGATCTACGAG TTTATCATGTCAGGATGGGGGACAGGATACTCttttcactgtgacctcgtTGACTACTCTGATTCTCCGCAGGCTGTGAGG ATGGCAGCAGTATGCTGGCTTTACTACTTCTCAAAGTTCATTGAAATGTTGGACACG attttctTTGTGCTGAGGAAGAAGAACAGCCAGGTTACTTTTCTTCATGTCTACCATCACTCGATCATGCCTTTCACCTGGTGGTTTGGAGTTCGTTTTTCTGCAG GCGGGATGGGGACGTTTCATGCCCTGCTGAACTGTGCTGTCCATGTCATCATGTACTCATACTATGGCCTCACTGCTTTGGGCCCCAAGTACCAGAAATACCTGTGGTGGAAAAAATACCTGACGACCATTCAGCTG ATCCAGTTTGTTATGGTGACCAGCCACATCTCCCAGTATTTCTTCACGGACTGCACCTACCAGTTTCCCATCTTTATCTACATCATCGGCCTGTACGGCCTGATTTTCCTGGTCCTCTTCCTCAACTTCTGGTACCACGCTTACACCAAGGGCAAGAGGCTGCCTAAAGTGCTGCAGAATCAGTCTTGGGAACATCACAGCAACGGAGTTATGAATGGAAACGCTAGTCATGAAAAAGACGAGTGA